The following proteins are encoded in a genomic region of Shinella zoogloeoides:
- a CDS encoding Tim44 domain-containing protein — MSIQGFGRALAMVAVALMVVMTVVDVAEARRAGGGFGSRGTRTFSTPSTTRTAPTDAMPIDRTMTRQPSAQQPSAGRNTTANPRPGLFGGFGGSLLGGLMLGGLVGMFLGHGLGGGVGFLGLILQVLLIAGVFMFLRRMFTQTNAPAYSGNARGQYSNGGSDFEIPRIGGGGRQAPQPKAGDEIGVQQKDLDQFEDLLKELQAAYAAEDFRTLRQITTPEAMSYLAEEIGDNATKGLRNEVRDIHLVQGDVAEAWREGADDYATVAMRYESIDVMRDRSSGRVVSGDPDNLTEAVEVWTFLRRNGGEWKVSAIQGVEAA, encoded by the coding sequence ATGTCGATACAAGGATTTGGCCGCGCGCTCGCAATGGTTGCCGTGGCGCTGATGGTGGTGATGACCGTGGTGGACGTCGCCGAGGCCCGCCGCGCCGGCGGCGGTTTCGGCAGCCGCGGCACGCGCACCTTCTCGACGCCCTCGACGACGCGCACCGCGCCGACCGACGCCATGCCGATCGACCGGACCATGACGCGCCAGCCATCCGCGCAGCAGCCTTCCGCAGGCCGCAACACGACGGCCAACCCACGCCCCGGCCTGTTCGGCGGCTTCGGCGGCTCGCTTCTCGGCGGTCTCATGCTGGGCGGCCTCGTCGGCATGTTCCTCGGCCACGGGCTCGGCGGCGGCGTCGGCTTCCTCGGCCTCATCCTGCAGGTGCTGCTGATCGCCGGCGTCTTCATGTTCCTGCGCCGCATGTTCACGCAGACGAACGCACCCGCCTATTCCGGCAATGCGCGAGGCCAGTACAGCAATGGCGGCTCCGATTTCGAGATCCCGCGCATCGGCGGCGGTGGCCGGCAGGCGCCGCAGCCGAAGGCCGGTGACGAGATCGGCGTCCAGCAGAAAGACCTCGACCAGTTCGAGGACCTGCTGAAGGAATTGCAGGCAGCCTATGCAGCCGAGGATTTCCGCACGCTTCGCCAGATCACAACGCCGGAAGCGATGTCCTATCTCGCGGAGGAAATCGGCGACAACGCCACGAAGGGCCTTCGCAACGAGGTCCGCGACATCCATCTCGTCCAAGGCGACGTGGCGGAAGCCTGGCGGGAAGGCGCGGATGACTACGCGACCGTCGCGATGCGCTATGAAAGCATCGACGTGATGCGCGACCGGTCGAGCGGCCGTGTCGTTTCCGGCGATCCGGACAATCTCACCGAGGCCGTGGAAGTGTGGACGTTCCTGCGCCGCAACGGCGGCGAGTGGAAAGTCTCGGCCATCCAGGGCGTCGAAGCCGCGTGA